The genomic region ACCGTGCGTGGCGTGGTCGACATGCTGCGCCGCGCCAAGACCGACAGCCGTATCGCCAGCGTGATCCTCAAACCGTCTGGCGCCGGCGCGCTGTGGGGCAAGGTGCAGGAGGTCCGCGACGCGATCACCGATTTCCGGCGCTCGGGCAAGCCGGTCGTTGCATATCTCGAGTATGGCGGCGAGCAGGAGTTCTACCTGGCGACGGCGTGCGACAAGGTGTTCCTGATGCCGAGCGCCACGCTCGATCTCACCGGCGTCGCCAGCTACGAGCTGTTCATGCGCGGCATGCTCGACAAGATCGGCGCCTACCCCGACGGCATGCACATCGGCGAGTTCAAGACGGCGCTCAACGAGTTCACCGAGCATTCTTATACGCCGGCACACCGGGAGATGGCCGAATCGCTGAATACGGATCTCTACGAGCAGTTGGTGCGCGGTATCGCCGACGGCCGGCACAAGAGCGAGGCCGACGTGAAGTCGCTCATCGATCACGGGCCGTTTCTCTCGGAGGACGCGCTCAAGGCGGGACTGATCGACGACGTGGCCTATGAGGACGAGCTCGACGGCAAGGTCAAGCTCGGCGCGCCGAGAGTGAATTACGTCGACATGAACGACTACCGGCAGGCGAGCGGCGCATCCGCCTACCGCGGCCAGCGAGTCGCCGTCATCTACGTGACCGGCCTGATCGCGTCCGGGAAAAGCAGCTACGACACCACCGGCAGCCAGGTGACGGGATCCGACACGATCGACGAATACCTGCGGAAGGCGCGGGCCGACGACAGCATCAAGGCCATCGTCCTGCGGGTCGACAGCCCCGGCGGGTCCGCGATCGCCTCGGACGTCATCTGGCGCGAGGTGTTCCTGACCCGGCGGCAGAAGCCGGTGATCGCGTCGATGTCGGACGTGGCGGCGTCCGGCGGCTACTACGTCGCGATGCCGGCCAACGTCATCGTCTCGGAGCCCTCGACGCTGACCGGCTCGATCGGCGTCGTCCTGACGAAGTTCGTGATCGACGGCACGCTCAAGAAGCTCGGGCTCAACATGGAAGGTGTGGCGAAGGGGCGCTACGCCGATCTCTACTCGCCGGTCCGGCCGTTCACGGCGGAAGAACGGCAGCGCGTCTTCGAGAATATGCAGGCGACCTACAACACGTTCGTCGAGAAGGCGGCGCAGGGGCGCAACACGACGCCCGAGAAGATCGACGCCGTCGGACAGGGCCGGGTGTGGACCGGGCTCCAGGCGAAGCAGATCGGCCTGGTCGACGAGCTGGGCGGGCTCGATCGCGCGATCTCGATCGCCAAGCAGCGCGCCAAGATTCCCCAGGACCAGGACGTGGAACTGGTGATCTATCCGCCCAGGAAGTCGTTCTACGACGTGTTTACCAACCCGTTCGGCGCCTCCGACCGCGCCGGCACGCTGGCGGCGATGCTCGGCTTCACCAACCCGCGCGTGATCCAGTCGCTCGCGGCGCCGCTGCAGGTGTTCCGTCGCGGAGAGCCGCTGGCGCTGATGCCGAACGTGTTCGTCAGATAGCCGGCAGGGCCGCTGCGACTACCGCTGCACGCGGCCCGACGCGTCGCCGTTGGCGAGGGCTTCGACTTCCGCCAGCGTGACGCGATTGAAATCGCCGGGGATCGTCTGCTGGAGGGCGCTCGCCGCAACTGCGAAGCGCAGCGCGTCTTCGTTCGAACGGCCGGTTACCAGGCCGTAGATCAGGCCGGCCGCGAAGCTGTCGCCGCCGCCGATACGGTCGACGAGGCGGACGGCATAGTGCTGCGAGCGGTGCAGCGTGCCGGCCGCGCCGTCCCACAGCACGGCGCTCCAGCCGTTGTCGCTCGCCGACAGGCTCTCGCGCAGCGTAATCGCGACGAGCGGCGGCCCGAGCGTGCGGGTCACCTGCTCGGCGGCGTCGCGGTAGGCATCGACGTTCAGCGTGCCGCTCGTGACGTCGGTGCCGCTGACTGTCACGCCGAGCACCGACTGCAGGTCTTCCTCGTTGGCGATGACGACGTCGACGGCGCTCATCAGCGGGCGCATCACCGTCTGCGCCTGCGCCTCGGTCCAGAGCTTCTTGCGATAGTTCAGGTCGACGCTGATTTTCGCCCCGGCCCGCTTCGCCGCGGCAATCGAGGCTTGCGTCGCCGCGACGGTCTTCGCGCCGAGCGCCGGGGTGATGCCAGTGACGTGGAACCACGCTGCGCCCGCCATCACCGCCTCCCACTGCACGGCGTCGGGCGGGATCTCGCTGATCGCTGAGTGGGCGCGGTCGTAGAGAACTGTCGAGGCCCGCTGGCTGGCGCCGCTTTCGGTGAAGTAGATGCCGAGGCGGCTGCCGCCGCGCGCGATGTGCGCGGTGCCGACCCCTTCGGCGCGCAGCGCGCGCACGGCCGCGTCGCCGAGCGCGTTTACCGGCAGCCGCGTCACGTAGTCGCTCGGCAGGCCGAACTGCGCCAGGCTCACCGCGACGTTGGCCTCGCCGCCGCCGAAGGTCGCGGTCAGCGCGGCCGACTGCAGGAGCCGCTCGAACCCGGGCGACCCCAGGCGGAGCATGATCTCGCCGAAGGTGACGACGCGTGGTGGCATATTCCTCTCGGGTTCGTGGCGGACCTGAGGGTCCAGCCCGCGTTTTTGCGCCGGACCCGAAGGCCCAGCCTGCCGGTATGGCCTACGTTCTCGCGGACGCGACGCTGGCGACGATGCGGCGCGCGTTGGCGGCGATGACGTCGAGACGGCCCTCGTCGATCGCTTTCGTGTCGAGGAGCGCCGAGCCGACGCCGACCGCGACCGCGCCGGCGCGGATCCAGTCGCCGGCGTTGTCGAGCGTGACGCCGCCGGTCGGCATCAGCTTCAACTGCGGCATCGGCGCACGCAGATCCTTGATGTATTGCGGTCCGAGCGCCGTCGCCGGAAACACCTTGACGATGTCGGCGCCCAGGTCGTGCGCGTCGAGGATCTCGGTCGGCGAGAAGCACCCAGGCGCGGCGACGATTCCGTGCTCCAGGCAGGTGGTCACGACGTCACGCCGGAACACCGGCGAGACGATGAAGCGTGCGCCGGCGTCGATCACCGCGCGGGCGGTGGGCACGTCGATGACCGTTCCGGCGCCGAGTACGACGCCGGCCGGCAGCGAGGCCGCGAGTTGGCGGATCAGATCGACGGCTCCCGGCACCGTCATCGTCACCTCGATCGCCTTGACGCCGCCGTCGGCCAGCGCGTCGAAGACGGCCCGCAGCTTCGCCGGATCCTTCATCCGGATCACCGCGACGATGCCGAGGCGCTCGATGTCGCCGGCTATGCGAGCTCGTGAATCCACGTGTGCGCCGGATCCTCGTGCAGCGCGATCCGGCGTTCCGGCCCGGCGAGCGCCCACAGGTAATAGAGCCGGTAGCCCGGGGGGGACGACACCGGGTGGTAGCCGTAGGGGAGCAGCACCGCGTCGCCGTCCTTCACCGTGTGTGTATGGGTTTCACCGTCCGCGGCGTAGAGCAGCTGCTGGCCGAACCCGTGCGTGGGGAGGACGCGATAGTAATAAATCTCCTCCAGCACCGGCTCGCCGTCCTTGCCATCGTGCTTGTGCGGCGGATAGCTGCTCCAGTTGCCGGGCGGGTTGTAGGTCTCGCCGACCATCAGCTTCCGGGCGTGCGCGTCGGTGACGAAGAGATTGTGCACCTCGCGGGAGTAGTGGCCGCGGCCGCGCGCGTTCACTTCGACGTCGGCCGGCGCGACCGCCGCCGCCTTGCCGCCGGCGGGAACGGGTGCCGAGAACAGGATCGCCTCGAGCGGCGTCTCGGCGTGGACGGTCAGGTGCGCACCCGGCGGCAGGTAGACGCCGCTGCCGCGTTCGTCGAAGACGTTGTTGCGCGACAGGGTCCAGGAGCCGTCAGGAGTCGTGAAGGTGCCGCGCCCTTCCTGGAGCACGACGATCGTCTCCTCGCCGGCGATATGGAACTTCTGCGTGGCGCCCGCGGCGAGCCGCAGCCGGAGGCTGCTGATCTCGCGCGCCCCGCCTTCGCCGCGCTTCTGCAGCTGCTGCAGCCCTTCGATGCGCCGGACGCGGTAGAGCGTGTCCTTCAGCATGATCGTAGCGCGACAGCTTATCATGCGGCCATGACCGGCATCTCGCGACGGCGATTCGTGACTGCGGCGGCGGCGGCACTCGCGGCAGCACGCGCGCCCGCCTGGCTCGACGCCTGGCAGG from Vicinamibacterales bacterium harbors:
- the iolB gene encoding 5-deoxy-glucuronate isomerase, whose amino-acid sequence is MLKDTLYRVRRIEGLQQLQKRGEGGAREISSLRLRLAAGATQKFHIAGEETIVVLQEGRGTFTTPDGSWTLSRNNVFDERGSGVYLPPGAHLTVHAETPLEAILFSAPVPAGGKAAAVAPADVEVNARGRGHYSREVHNLFVTDAHARKLMVGETYNPPGNWSSYPPHKHDGKDGEPVLEEIYYYRVLPTHGFGQQLLYAADGETHTHTVKDGDAVLLPYGYHPVSSPPGYRLYYLWALAGPERRIALHEDPAHTWIHELA
- the sppA gene encoding signal peptide peptidase SppA produces the protein MAIRRGVWIVIVLIVLAISVSAAGLLLIASAFGREPAVARNSTLVLRIGGDLNEVEPGGVFGPFLESAPTVRGVVDMLRRAKTDSRIASVILKPSGAGALWGKVQEVRDAITDFRRSGKPVVAYLEYGGEQEFYLATACDKVFLMPSATLDLTGVASYELFMRGMLDKIGAYPDGMHIGEFKTALNEFTEHSYTPAHREMAESLNTDLYEQLVRGIADGRHKSEADVKSLIDHGPFLSEDALKAGLIDDVAYEDELDGKVKLGAPRVNYVDMNDYRQASGASAYRGQRVAVIYVTGLIASGKSSYDTTGSQVTGSDTIDEYLRKARADDSIKAIVLRVDSPGGSAIASDVIWREVFLTRRQKPVIASMSDVAASGGYYVAMPANVIVSEPSTLTGSIGVVLTKFVIDGTLKKLGLNMEGVAKGRYADLYSPVRPFTAEERQRVFENMQATYNTFVEKAAQGRNTTPEKIDAVGQGRVWTGLQAKQIGLVDELGGLDRAISIAKQRAKIPQDQDVELVIYPPRKSFYDVFTNPFGASDRAGTLAAMLGFTNPRVIQSLAAPLQVFRRGEPLALMPNVFVR
- a CDS encoding bifunctional 4-hydroxy-2-oxoglutarate aldolase/2-dehydro-3-deoxy-phosphogluconate aldolase gives rise to the protein MDSRARIAGDIERLGIVAVIRMKDPAKLRAVFDALADGGVKAIEVTMTVPGAVDLIRQLAASLPAGVVLGAGTVIDVPTARAVIDAGARFIVSPVFRRDVVTTCLEHGIVAAPGCFSPTEILDAHDLGADIVKVFPATALGPQYIKDLRAPMPQLKLMPTGGVTLDNAGDWIRAGAVAVGVGSALLDTKAIDEGRLDVIAANARRIVASVASART
- a CDS encoding sugar kinase, whose product is MPPRVVTFGEIMLRLGSPGFERLLQSAALTATFGGGEANVAVSLAQFGLPSDYVTRLPVNALGDAAVRALRAEGVGTAHIARGGSRLGIYFTESGASQRASTVLYDRAHSAISEIPPDAVQWEAVMAGAAWFHVTGITPALGAKTVAATQASIAAAKRAGAKISVDLNYRKKLWTEAQAQTVMRPLMSAVDVVIANEEDLQSVLGVTVSGTDVTSGTLNVDAYRDAAEQVTRTLGPPLVAITLRESLSASDNGWSAVLWDGAAGTLHRSQHYAVRLVDRIGGGDSFAAGLIYGLVTGRSNEDALRFAVAASALQQTIPGDFNRVTLAEVEALANGDASGRVQR